The following DNA comes from Fusobacteriaceae bacterium.
GATCGACGATGATCTCGAGATGCAATTCGCCCATCCCTGAGATAATGGTTTGTCCCGTTTCCTCATCGGTTTTGACCTGGAACGTCGGATCTTCTTCGGCCAATTTGGAGAGGGCGATGCCCATCTTCTCCTGGTCGGCCTTGGTCTTGGGCTCCACGGCCACCGAAATAACAGGATCGGGAAATTCCATTTTTTCGAGGACAATCGGCGCGTTTTCCGCGCAGAGCGTGTCCCCCGTCGTCGTATCCTTGAGTCCTACGGCCGCCGCGATATCCCCGCAGTAGACCGCGTCAATCTCTTCTCTTTTGTTCGCGTGCATCTGCAAAATTCTGCCGAGCCGCTCTTTTTTGTTCTTGGTGGAATTGAGGATATAAGAACCCTTTTCCACGACGCCCGAATATACCCGGAAGAACGTCAGCTTCCCCACAAAGGGGTCTGTCATGACCTTAAAGGCCAGCGCCGCGAAAGGAGCGTCGTCGGACATTTCCCGGTCCACTTCTTTCGTCGGGTCCTTCATGTCGGTCCCCTGTACCATGGCCACATCCGTGGGCGCGGGCATATAGTCGATGATGGCGTCCAACAGATTTTGGACTCCCTTGTTCTTGAAGGCTGTTCCGCAAGTTACGGGCACGACGATATTTTCCGTCGTTGCCTTGCGCAATACCCGCTTCAATTCCTCTTCCGAGATTTCCTCTCCGCCGAAGAATTTTTCCATGAGACCGTCGTCGTTTTCCACAATGGCCTCAACCATGACCTGTCTGGCATCGTTGGCCTTTTCCAGCAGTTCTTCCCGGATTTCCTGAACTTCGTATTTTTGCCCCTGATCAGACTCCGCGGGCCATATGTTCTCCTTCATCGTAATGAGATCGATGACCCCTTCAAAATTGTCTTCGGAACCGATCGGTATCTGGATGGGAACAGGGACAGCGCCTAATTTCTCTTTGATATCATTGACACACATATCAAAGTCTGCCCCGATTCTGTCCATCTTGTTGAAGAAGGCGATACGGGGGACACGATATTTGTCGGCCTGCCGCCATACGGTTTCCGACTGGGGCTGAACGCCGTCTACCGCAGAGAATACCGCGACCGCTCCGTCTAAAACCCGCAAGGATCGCTCTACCTCAACCGTAAAGTCCACGTGCCCTGGTGTGTCTATTATATTGATTCTATGACCTTTCCAGAAACAGGTCGTCGCAGCCGACGTGATCGTAATGCCACGTTCCTGCTCCTGCTCCATCCAGTCCATGGTCGCCTCGCCGTCATGCACCTCGCCGATCTTGTGTTCCTTACCCGTGTAAAACAGGATTCTCTCGGTAATGGTGGTCTTTCCGGCGTCGATATGGGCCATGATCCCCACGTTTCTGGTCTTGTCCAAAGAAACTTTTCTAGCCATTAACTATTTTCTCCTCCTGCATCTTACTTTGCCTGACTATATTCGATAATGTGCGAACGCGCGGTTGGCCTCCGCCATTTTATAGGTGTCGTCTTTTTTCTTGATTGTCGCCCCTTCGTTATTCGCCGCGGCGATCAATTCGGCGGCCAGTTTTTCGATCATACCGTATTCTTTCCGCTGCCGCGTGTACAGGGTCAGCCAGCGGATTGCCAGCGTCTGCTGCCGTTCGGGTCTGACTTCCACGGGTACCTGGTATGTGGCGCCCCCGATTCTTCTGGAACGAACTTCCAGCTGGGGTTTGATGTTGTCCAGGGCCTGCTTGAAGATATCGTAGCCTTCCTGTCCCGTCTTTGTCTTGATCAGGTCCATGGCCTGGTAAAATATCCCTTCCGCGATGGATTTTTTGCCCTTCAGCATGATGGAATTGATGACCTTGGTGACAACTTTGTCGCCGTATCTGGAATCCGGTAATACATCTCTTTTTACTGCTGCTCTTCTTCTTGACATTTCTTTTTCTTCACCTCCCTGCTGTCTTTATTTCTTTTCTTTCTTGGCCCCGTATTTGGACCGGCTCTGTTCTCTCTTGGCAACTCCCGCGGTGTCCAGCGCTCCCCGGATGATCTTGTAGCGGATACCCGGCAGGTCTTTCGTTCTGCCGCCTCTTACGAGTACGATGGAATGTTCCTGCAGATTGTGCCCTTCCCCCGGAATATAGCATGTGACTTCCAGGCCGTTGGTCAATTTTACCCTCGCGACTTTGCGCAAAGCGGAATTAGGCTTTTTGGGGGTTGTGGTGTATACGCGGACGCATACGCCCCGTCTTTGTGGATTGCCCTGTAATGCAGGAGACTTTTTCTTGTCTTGCAATACTTCTCTTCCACTTTTTATTAACTGGCTTAAAGTAGGCATTTTACCCTCCCTTCATTAGTAGTAGTACAAAAAAACTGATATTTTGGACCTTTATTATTATAAAGGAATTCCCGCCAAAAGTCAATCTTTATTTTTCATTCCCCTTTTCTTTTTTCCGGAAAAAGGGCGGATCCGCTCCGCCCTTCGCCCCTGTCCCGCTCATTTTGTCTTATTTTTCGGAAATGCTCGCGACGCCCGGCAGTTCCTTTCCCTCAAGGTATTCGAGGGAAGCGCCGCCTCCTGTGGAGATATGGGTAAATTTGTCCTCATAGCCGAGACTTGTGGCCGCAGCCGCGGAATCTCCGCCGCCGATAATCGTGACGGCGTCTTTCAGGTCGGCGATGGCCTCACAGACGCCGATGGTCCCTTTGGCGAAGTTGGGCATTTCGAATACGCCCATGGGGCCGTTCCAGACGACGGTTTTCGCTTTGGCGATCTCCGCCCCGAAGAGGGCAATCGTCGCGGGTCCGATGTCAAGGCCCATTTTGTCCGCCGGGATGGCGTCTACCGATACGGTCTCGGCCGGGGAATCGTTTTTGAATTCCGCCGCGACGACGGTATCCACAGGCAGCAACAGTTTTCCGCCCGATTTGGCCAGCAGGCTTTTGGCGAGCTCCACCTTGTCT
Coding sequences within:
- the rpsL gene encoding 30S ribosomal protein S12; the protein is MPTLSQLIKSGREVLQDKKKSPALQGNPQRRGVCVRVYTTTPKKPNSALRKVARVKLTNGLEVTCYIPGEGHNLQEHSIVLVRGGRTKDLPGIRYKIIRGALDTAGVAKREQSRSKYGAKKEKK
- the rpsG gene encoding 30S ribosomal protein S7; protein product: MSRRRAAVKRDVLPDSRYGDKVVTKVINSIMLKGKKSIAEGIFYQAMDLIKTKTGQEGYDIFKQALDNIKPQLEVRSRRIGGATYQVPVEVRPERQQTLAIRWLTLYTRQRKEYGMIEKLAAELIAAANNEGATIKKKDDTYKMAEANRAFAHYRI
- the fusA gene encoding elongation factor G → MARKVSLDKTRNVGIMAHIDAGKTTITERILFYTGKEHKIGEVHDGEATMDWMEQEQERGITITSAATTCFWKGHRINIIDTPGHVDFTVEVERSLRVLDGAVAVFSAVDGVQPQSETVWRQADKYRVPRIAFFNKMDRIGADFDMCVNDIKEKLGAVPVPIQIPIGSEDNFEGVIDLITMKENIWPAESDQGQKYEVQEIREELLEKANDARQVMVEAIVENDDGLMEKFFGGEEISEEELKRVLRKATTENIVVPVTCGTAFKNKGVQNLLDAIIDYMPAPTDVAMVQGTDMKDPTKEVDREMSDDAPFAALAFKVMTDPFVGKLTFFRVYSGVVEKGSYILNSTKNKKERLGRILQMHANKREEIDAVYCGDIAAAVGLKDTTTGDTLCAENAPIVLEKMEFPDPVISVAVEPKTKADQEKMGIALSKLAEEDPTFQVKTDEETGQTIISGMGELHLEIIVDRMKREFSVESTVGKPQVAYRETVTGTADQEVKYAKQTGGHGQYGHVKIILEPNPGKGFEFVNKITGGVIPKEFIPAVEKGCKEALESGVAAGYPVVDIKVTLYDGSFHEVDSSEMAFKIAGAMAVKQASQKAKPTILEPVFKVEVTTPDEYMGDIIGDLNSRRGMIGGMFDRNGAKIIDAKVPLSEMFGYATDLRSKSQGRATYSMEFCEYTQVPASIQKAIQEERGK